The nucleotide window TAGACAACATATACAAGTTGATTATGTAATTCCCAGGAATTTCAACAAAATAATGATTCTAAAATGCACCACATATGTCCCAGCGTTTTTAACATAGAGGCATATTCTTTATATTTGAATAAGATTATCAGAAACCACAAAACACTTGGTTTTAAAATGGgttgggtcgggtcatgggtcaaaatgggtacgggtcgaaacggttcgcgtcgaaacggttcgattcgaaatgctattggtcgaaacggtactggtcaaaacggtacgggtcgaaacggttcgcgtcgaaacagttTGATTCGAAACGGgactggtcgaaacggttcgcaattagtaaaataacgttaaaattaatgcactttcacttttgcccccgagggcccacacatatatacattatatgcacaTACCGCAAGCGAGGCGTACAAAACATGAAAGTATGAATGTTTGAAATGCGATGGTGAACTATGAAGAACCAGCAATACAGAAACTTTAATAAGCAGACTGATAATAAACACATTATTACATCTTGTGACCCACAATAAGATTAGCTTCTCACTTCCAGAAACAAAACTATAACTGTAAATAACTAACTGGCAAACTACACTGCCGCTTTGCTTTCGTTTGTTGGAAGATATACGCCTTCTGCTGCCAACCAAACATTATCAGCTCGTTTCTCCCTAACACCACAAACCTGCAAAGAAAGTTGAAACACACGCGGGAATGGTTTTAGATCATTACATTTGGGTTCCTTtttatcaaacgggtcaaacaaacaAATACATTTTTCTTAAAGGGAACCCAGTTAAAAGGGTCACAATGTTTCTGACCTCTTGTTGACCGATAGCAATGCGACTAAATTTCTTATCATGGGTGTGTAGATATCCACTTGTGTCGACATGGAGAAGCCTTATTCGTTGATCTTGTCTCCATGTTTTCCCGCTCCCCACAATTTCAATTCTTAACAACATAAACGAGTTTCAGATGTTTTCTGTATACTTGATACATACTACAAATAAATGAACAAAGATTCACCTCCAATAATCTCCGGTATCTGAATTACCATCATCTCCAAAGCAACTCACCTACATCAAACCTCAATTACTACTGTCATAATATTGTTTTTTGTAATCATAATTAACGTGTATAAGTATAACATTTAAATTTTAATCTTAAAAGAGAATACAGTGTTTGTGGATCAACCCAACCTCGCATATTTAAACATGTACTAAAAATGATCCATGTCAACCCAAACCTGTTTTGACCACTCACCTCAAGGTTGCCTGATATTGGTGAAGCATGCAAGTGGCTATGGAGCCATTTCCTGGTTCTCATGTGTTGCAACCGAATGACGGACCCACTTTTTATGTTGTCTCCAGGTTTAACGTATGTATCGGCCTCAGGTCTAACAATCTGGCTTGTGAGACATCATTTTTGAAGCAAAGAATCAGAAAATGAGTTGAAAAAATGTACGATCAAGTAACTCAAACGtacaaaatgaaaatgaaaaatgaacATACCCAGTAGCTATTGATATCATCTACATTTGGAAAACTAGTAACGGATTGCTGCCCACTGCCAGATCCATATGGCACATTGTGTGAATGTAGTCGAAATTTTGTTCGTTCGTGCATCAACTTGATCACTGACCCATAAGTAATCTACCACCACAAGAAATGAGCATAAACGCAATTAATTAAGTTCTAATAGGATTTGTATCGGTTTTGCTACTTAAGTTTGGTCATTTACCCACAGATTGAATAATATTCAAGCAATTAAGTGTTATTAAAGTGTCCAACAACAACACAGTATCTGGATTAAGATCGAATTCGAGGTTGATATGCGTAAATTGTTTTGGAATCATATGAATGATtacttttttttaacaacaatttTTTCACATCTAAATACCACCTAACCTTGTACTTGCAAAGGTCTGAACTACGCCACTTTTGTGGGATCTCGCTTCCATAGGTCATCCATAGTTAAAAATActaatacacaacatatataatataattaacaatatagatttttagagttaaatgccatatTAGTCCCTGCGGTTTGGGTctttttgccagtttagtccaaaggtttcatttttcgcgtgtgagtccaaaaaggtttcaccgttgccattgtagtccactgggttaacttcatccattttttctattaatgagaagagcaattcggtcattttatatgtaattctgttaactagaagggcaattcggccatataaaatgatcgaattgcccttctcgtttaTAGAattaatggatgaagttaacctaatggactaaaatgacaatggcgaaacctttttggacccacatgcgaaaaatgaaatctttggactaaactggcaaaatggcccagaccacagggactaaaatgacatttagcTCTAGATTTTATTACAAAATCTATGGTTTATATACCATAATACCAACATcttgcaattgttttaacaatttttaataaaaatgcaGGATTATCCTCAACCCTACTTGATCCATTTCAATTTTGAAACTGAAGCTAATGGTTAGGGGAAGCATTGCAATCAAATGTATTCAAATAATCAGAacattaacaaattaattaagtAAACGT belongs to Helianthus annuus cultivar XRQ/B chromosome 5, HanXRQr2.0-SUNRISE, whole genome shotgun sequence and includes:
- the LOC110941609 gene encoding stromal cell-derived factor 2-like protein; this translates as MTTSSFFGLAILLFLTLHSDTVYAATSEGVEITYGSVIKLMHERTKFRLHSHNVPYGSGSGQQSVTSFPNVDDINSYWIVRPEADTYVKPGDNIKSGSVIRLQHMRTRKWLHSHLHASPISGNLEVSCFGDDGNSDTGDYWRIEIVGSGKTWRQDQRIRLLHVDTSGYLHTHDKKFSRIAIGQQEVCGVREKRADNVWLAAEGVYLPTNESKAAV